The Verrucomicrobiota bacterium sequence AATGATAAACGTAGCGGTTGAAAGCCGGCGGCGGGGCAGGTCCCGGCGCCGGCACCACTGAAGGCGGCGACGTTTCCGGTTTTGGGATGGCGGCGGTTTCAACCGGCTTTGTCGAAGGGGCACCGGGGGTTGCATTCAATGGCGTGACGTTGGGGGCGGACTTGGAATCGCGGCGAAACAGATTCGCCGGGTTTATCCGTTCAAGAAAACCCCGCTTCTCGATCCGCGGGTCCGACGTCGCGGTGGTGGCCGCTTTCGTGGTGGGGATCAATGCGGGTGCGGGTCGGGTTACAGGCGGCGGCGCAGCAACGACGTCCTGCGCCGGTTTTACAATCGGACCGTCCTGCACGCGAACCACTTCGACCGGTGTTTCCACCGGTTTGGGCGGTGGCGCCGCGTTGGCCACGAGCACCGGTGCGTTCGTTTTCGGTGGGTTGGGAGCGGGTGTTTGATTTGTGGTCGGCGCGGTCCTGGGCACATTGGTCTGCGCCGTGCGCGGCAGATTCTCCGCTGGCTTGGGCGCGGGATTTGTGTTCGCACTGATCGGCGCCGCCAGATTGATTGGGGCCGCCGGTCTGGCGGGTGCGAGCTGCTGTTCGAGCAACCGGGCGGTGGCGTTCACAGCCTCCCAATTCTGCGCGCGCGGTTTGAGCGCCAGATATTCACGATATTTTTGGAGGGCGACGGGCCGCGCATTTAGTGACTCCTGCGAGACGACGGCCAGGTTGAGCAGCGCGGGCCGGTAGTCTGGCGTCTGCTTCAAAGCCGCACTGAAATACTGCGCGGCTTCCTGCGGGCGGTTTTTTTGAGCATGAACGACGCCCAGCCCATTCAAGGCTTCCGCATTTTGTCCGCCGAGATGGAGCGCGCTGTTGAAACTTTTTTCCGCCGTGCCCAACTCGCGCGTTCGCAATTGGGCCGTGCCGAGTTTCAGCCAGCCGCCGGGCGAATTGGGTCGGCGCAAGGTGTAAGCGGTCAGTTCCGACCGGGCCGCCTTGTCCGCGTCCGCCTGATGTTGTTCGAGCAGCAGACAGCCGAGGTTGTAATGGGCTTCCACGAGGTCGTGATTCAACGCGAGCGTCTTCTGGTAGGCCAGCCGGGCATTGGTAGTCTGTCCGGCGCCGTGATAAGCCAGCCCGAGATAGTTCCAGGCCAGCGCATTCGTGCCGAGCAGCGACGTAGCCACCCTGAGTTCTTCAATGGCGGCGGAGAATTTCCCCTGTTCGATGAGTTTCTTGCCTTCCCACAACGCGCGCGGCCCGGGCGGCTTGCAGCCCAGGAGAAAAAGAATTCCGGAAACCATCAAGAAAAGATTCAAGCCGCGCACGCCCCGCTTTTTGTTGGTCAGCATCAAAGACGGTGGTAACATTCACACCAGAACGTGTCAAGAAACGCACCGGTCAACGCGGCCCAATTATGTTGGGCGTGGTGGGTGCTCTGTTTGAGCCTGCCGCTGAGGGCAGCCGAACAAGCGCCGGAAAAGGTTCCATCCGCGCCGAGCGCGCTCGTGTCGGCACGAGTCGTGATCGTCCAGGACCCGGAAGCCACCGATGCGTTTCGTCCCCGTCCGGAAAAAGTCCAAGCCCTCGTTGATCGGGCCATCACCAATCTGACGGGGAAAACGAGTGCCACCGCGGCCTGGCGCAGTCTGGTCTCCACGCAGGATGTCATTGGCATCAAGGTCTTCGCCGGCCCCGGCCCCAACAGCGGCACGCGCCCGGCCGTCGTGGCCGCCGTCGTGCAAGGTCTGTTGCAGAGCGGCCTCCCCGCCAGACAAATCATCGTCTGGGACAAACATTCGGAGGACTTGCGGCTCGCCGGATTCTTCGACCTGGCCGAGCGTTACGGCATTCGCGTGGCCGGCGGCGCGGACGCGGGCTACGATGAAAAAACTTTTTACGAGACCGCGTTCATCGGAAATCTGGTCTGGGGCGATCTGGAGTTCGGGAAAAAAGGCGACGGCATCGGGCGCAAATCATTTGTGTCCAAACTGGTCAGCCGCGAAATCACCAAAATCATCAATGTCACACCGCTGTTGAATCACAATAACGCCGGCGTGTCCGGCCATCTCTACAGCCTGGCGGTCGGCAGCGTGGATAACACGCTGCGCTTCGAGACGGACGATGAACGGCTGGCCGCCGCCGTGCCGGAGATTTATGCCCTGCGAATGCTCGGTGACCGCGTGGTGCTGAACATCACCGATGCTTTGATCTGCCAGTATCAAGGCGGCGAACGCGGCCTGCTGCATTACTCCGCCATCCTGAATCAACTCCGTTTCAGCCGCGACCCGGTGGCGCTGGATGTCCTTTCAATTCAGGAACTCGACCACCAGCGCGAGGCCGCCGGGGTTACCGCCGTCAAAAACAATCTGGAACTGTATCACAACGCCACCCTGCTGGAAATCGGCGTGAGTGATTTGCCCAAGATCAACGTGGAACGCTTGCGCTAGCAAGCCGCCGGCAGGCTCCGCATCAACCGTGTCGTTTTATGAGAATATTCTGTTGGTCCGCCCTCCCGACTGGCGCAATCGTCACGCCAGGCTGGGCGTGTGATATTTGTTCTGTTTTTGCCGCCACACACGCGCGAGGCGGGATCGGCAAAGGATTCTTTGGCGGCGTCGCCGGGCAATTCACCCATTTCGGCACATGGCAGGAGGAAGGAAGAAAAGTGCCGAACCCGGTCGGCCAGCAGCTTTACAGCCCGGTCTCGCGGATGGTTGCCGGTTACACTTCAACGAACGGTTCGGGCTGCAATTGATCGCGCCCGGCATCTGGCGCGGCTCGAACCCGGCGCGAACGCCGGGACGCAAATGGCTCGGCACGTCTTCCGACGCCGGCAAGACCTTGAGTGAAGTGCAGGCATTGACATGCGACGATGGCTCGCGCTTTACGGCGAGGATGCGACCAACATTTTCAGCGCCAACAACTACAAATACACGCTGACGATTAAGTGACGTCGGGTAAGGACGATTCCAATCGTTAGACAACGTCCCTTCGCGTTTTTCCGAAGAGGTTTGCTTAACCTTGAATTCAACTGCTACGCAACGAAACCCATTTTCACCCAATCCTGGAGTGGCCGTTTGCGCCGAGAAAGCGGAGAATTGGCCGGCGAGTTCCGCCGCCGCCGCCTGCTTCCCGACGAGGAAATCCACGACGCCCTGATTCTGGCGCAAACCGCTCTACCGGACTGGGCCATGACTCACACGGGGACTGGTTCAGGAGTGGGCCGGAGCTTGCAAGGTTTAACGGTGCGGGCGATGCGGGCTTCGAGTTCGTCACCGGCGGTTTCAAGATCAAAATGCGTTTGCAAGTCGAGCCACCAGCCGGGCCGCGTGCCGAAATAACGGGAGAGGCGCAAGGCGGTGTCCGCCGTGATCGAGCGCTGGCCGCGCACAATCTGGCTCACGCGCATGGGTGTGACGCCGATGGCGTCGGCCAGCGCGCTCTGGCTCAAGCCCAGCGGTTCAAGGAAGTCGTGCAACAGGATTTCGCCCGGATGCACCGGCGGGATTTTTTTGGTATTCATAGTTCAGTGGTAATCAACAATTTCAACATCGTGCGCGTCCTCGCCCTGCCAGCGGAAGCAAAGGCGCCACTGATCGTTGACGCGGATGCTGTGCTGTCCGGCGCGGTCGCTTTTCAAGGCTTCCAGGTGGTTGCCGGGCGGCAGCCGCAAATCACGCAACTCCCGCGAGCGGTCAAGCTGGGTGAGCTTGCGGAGCGCCACGCGCTCGATTTGTGGCGGCAAACCGTGGTCACGCCGCCGCTGCCACAACCGCTCAGTCTTCCGGCAGGCGAAACTGGCAATCACCGCGTCAAGTTATCGTTGCGCGATAATATGTCAAGCTGCGCGGTATTACGCGATGCGAACGGGAGCCAGGCGAACGCGTCGGTGTCAAGGGCGGCGACGCCGATCAAACCCCGTAGGAGACGAGGTGACGCGGCTCAATTCAGTTTCCGACCTCTGCTTTCTGCTTTCAACTTTCTGCTTTTCACCTGCCCCTTCTGCCTTTGAAACCAGCGGGAGCACCGGCGGCAGTTTGAAGGCGGATGGCCGCCGGGGCTGGGCTGCGTGAGATTGTCCGCAAGTTCCTTCGGTGAGGCGTGATTTTGAATTGGCAAACCGAGTCGGCGCGCTTAAATTCCCGCCATGAGTACGCTTGTGGAAATTGAGACGGCCCTGAAGGAATTGCCATTGCAAGAAGCGCAAAGCATTGCGCAGTGGCTGCAAAAATACCTGGACCAGCAAGGCCGTGCCAGGAACACCCCGGCCCCGCAAGTGTCAGTCACGCTGCCCGACTACGCGGCGCGCCGACGAAGGATTCTGGGCGACAAAATCCTGCCCAACATGGTCATGCTGGGGCGTGAACAGGAGCGCTGGTGAAAATCTACGCTGACACCAGCGTCCTTTTCTCCTTAGTCCACCACGAAAAGTAGTGGCTTGACCGGATCGTCCAGATTGGCCATGCGCTTTTCCAGTGAAGCCAGCGCCAGTCCATGTGTGCGGGCAAGATGCAGCAAGTAAGCATCCGTCCACTGCCGATGGCCCTGCATGGAACGCAAGCCAACTTCGGTGAACGGCGCATCATCGGGCAGGAAAACATGCCCATCGGCTGCGGTGAATTCGCGCAACTTCGCCTGTGCCTCCGCCATCGTCAGCCGGGGCGGTTGTTCCTCTTTGCGCTCGTTTCTCCACGGACGCGTCGCGAAACGCAGGAAGCCGCCTTGGGTCATCGGTGTCGTGTGAAAACGTTCCAACCTCTCCACGAAACTCCTCGCCGCTCCGTGCATCATGTGGTCGGCGAAGACCGACGCGATGATCACGTTCACATCCAGCAGTGCCTCAGTCGGCGTCGAGGGCATCGTCAATCTCCTCCTGAGTGATCGGACGTCCTGTGGCGGGAACAAGTGGCAGAAGCCGTTTGGGTTCGGATCGCTTCTTCAGGCGTTGCGCGAGATGGCGGAACAATGCCTCCTGTTGCGGTGACGGCAGCGCATCCACTGCCGCTTCGATCTCAACGAGCGTGCTCATGTTCGAAACGTTAGCATTGCCCGGGCATGAACTTCAAGTGCGCTTTCTCGCCGGAAACATCTTGATCACCTCACGTCGGCGAACAGCCTGCTTCGCGGGTCTGCACGTTCAACCGTGAGACCGGCTGTGGACCTACGGCTTGAACCCCCCTTGAATCGTGGCAGCCGAGGTGACGAGGCTTAAAACACAAGAAGTCGGCCGGAGCCATTCGATTCCGACTTAACGGCAAGGCGCAAATAGGCAAAGACGCAAGGGTGGAAAGGCGCGGCTTCGAGCGGGGCGCGGCTGTCCTCAGCCGCAGCGGGTACGCCAGCACGGAACGGTTCGAATTCGCGTCGGTTTGCAATCGGGCGGGCTGCGGCGGAGACCGCCGTGCGCCGTTGAAATTGCCTCGCCCCGTGAAATAATACCCGCCGCTTCTCCCAGACCCGCCGCGCGCGCTATTTCACGGGGCGAGCGTCTTTGCGCCTTGGCGTCTTGGCGTTGAATTCCGTCTGTAGTTTTTGAAAGTGGCTCTGACTTCCGACCTCTGCCCTCCGACCTCTGACCTCTGACCTCCGTCCTCAGTTTTCTGTTTTCTACTTTCTGCTTTTTGCTTTCTCCCTTCTGCCTTTGAAACCAGCGGGAGCACCGGCGGCAGCTTGATGGCGGATCAGGCGGCATCTTTGAACGGGCGGTGCAGGAGCAGGGAGAGCAGGAGGAAGACGCCAGCGGCGATGTCCAGCGCGCGCCAAGTGGAGCGCGGAAAATGAAACGATAGAACCGGGTTGAAAAGCAGGCCGATGGCAAAGTATGCCGGGGCGAACGACGGCCAGAGGCGACGACGACAAATCCAAAGCGCCCAGCAGCAAACGAGGAAAACCATCCACCGCGTAAAGGTGTAGTAGTTGTAGGGAAGCTGCGCCGTGGCGTAAAAAGCGAGAGCCGCAGCGAAGCAGCGCGCGATGATGAAAACGATGCGAACAGGTGGCGGCATAAGCATCTCATTTTTGGCAGAACGAGATTTTCCGCAACTCCTTTCGCTTTTCATTTCGCCGCTTTTTCTTAAACTTTGAGCATGTAAAAAGATTCACATGCTGTCCCCAGGACTGATGGTTTTGTGAGGTGAAAGGAATTGCCCTGGCGGAAAGGCTCTAACGGTGTGAGCGAAATGAATATAGCAAATTGCTTTTTGAAGTTGATTCCGCGAATCCAGCCGACCCCGGCTGAGATTGCGCTCGCACAACAGCATATCGCTACAATCAGGGTCCGACTGAACTCCACATTCAAGTTGAGCAAAGTTTTGGTTGGAGGCAGTTTTTCACGAGGCACACTCATCCGGGGAGCAAGCGACGTTGACCTTTTCGCTGTAATCGCCCGAAGCGAGGCAACATGGGGGAACAGATACGAAAGTTCAGAAACAATTCTTAACCACTTCAGGACTGAACTGGCTCGCCGGTTGCCGAATACACCTGTTGGCCGAGATGTTCACGCTGTAGTTGTGCCATTCTCGCAAGGACCAAGTGTGGATGTCGTCCCCGCTATTTTCGACCAGATGATCAATGGCCGGCCACAATACCTGATTCCAGATGGTGATGGTGAATGGATGCCGACCAGCCCGGAAAGGCATAATCTTTACATCCAGAATGCAAACGAGCGAAGCGGTGGAAAACTGAAGCGCGTAGCCCAAATTCTAAAGTTTTGGCGGCAGTGCAGTTCAACCCGGTTAGCGATGTCCTCGTTTCACATTGAAATGCTTTTGGCTTCAAGTGGAATTTGTATTGGCGTAAAGAGCTATGCTGCTTTCATAACGAGTGTGCTTCGCAATCTTGCCGAACGAGAATGTCGCGCGCTCCAAGACCCGGTTGGCATCGCCGGGCTAATTCCTTTGGTGAAGACAGAAAATCAGCTTGAAAACGCTCTCGCTTCTGTGAAATACGCTCGCAATCATGCCAACGAAGCTTGTGTGGCCGATTATGCCGGAGATTCAGATGAGGCGTGGCAGCGATGGAACACCGTGTTCAATGGAAATTTCCCGCGATGACTACTGATCTCCAAAAACTTCGCAAGATAATTGCCAAGTCGTTCCGCAAGGCAAAGCAGTGGTATCTGGCCTATCTTGTTTCCCAATTCGTGATTCTTCTCGCCGGTGTTGTTTCCATTTTTGTCGCAATCAGCCCAAACCTGAGTGCGATGATTGCCTTTTTGGGTGTCTTGGCGATTGAAGTTGTTCGCTGGAGGTCAGATTGCTGGAAGTCAGAAGGCGAATCAGTAAAACGGAAATGGGAAATCGCTGATGGTTTTGGAACCCCATTGGACTGCAAAGAAATTGCTGATTGGCTGGCAGCCAGAGCAAAAGGATTCCTCGATGATGTTGCTTCGGGGGAACTGTCGGGTTCGGATTTCGACAGCGTCCAACCACCCGGAGTTCGGCGTGCTTTGGAGAACACCGAAGAATCCGCATGGTGGAGCAAACACGAAAGCCGAATGATGGTTTCCTATCTCTCGGTCATTCTTGTCTGTGCCGTAGGCGTTGCGTTCGTCGCGCTAACAACCAGCATCGCGGCGCTCAAGTCTGGCAATGTGCAACAGAGCGGCGCAGTCGTGCAGAATGTTGGCGGGATTATCTGTTCGGTTTTGGTTTTTGTCTTTTCCATCAATTTGATTCGCCTGCTGACTGACTTTTGTGCT is a genomic window containing:
- a CDS encoding tetratricopeptide repeat protein, whose product is MLPPSLMLTNKKRGVRGLNLFLMVSGILFLLGCKPPGPRALWEGKKLIEQGKFSAAIEELRVATSLLGTNALAWNYLGLAYHGAGQTTNARLAYQKTLALNHDLVEAHYNLGCLLLEQHQADADKAARSELTAYTLRRPNSPGGWLKLGTAQLRTRELGTAEKSFNSALHLGGQNAEALNGLGVVHAQKNRPQEAAQYFSAALKQTPDYRPALLNLAVVSQESLNARPVALQKYREYLALKPRAQNWEAVNATARLLEQQLAPARPAAPINLAAPISANTNPAPKPAENLPRTAQTNVPRTAPTTNQTPAPNPPKTNAPVLVANAAPPPKPVETPVEVVRVQDGPIVKPAQDVVAAPPPVTRPAPALIPTTKAATTATSDPRIEKRGFLERINPANLFRRDSKSAPNVTPLNATPGAPSTKPVETAAIPKPETSPPSVVPAPGPAPPPAFNRYVYHSPAKPAAGDRSEAETAFAQGVQAQRDHRPAAAVAAYGVAIKADPGFFEAQYNLGLAAFEAKDLPQSLVAYENALAITPDSANARYNFALALKEAGYPVDAAQELEKVLAAYPDEARAHLSLANLYAQQLNQQQRARQHYLRVLAINPQHPQATAIRYWLAANP
- a CDS encoding DUF362 domain-containing protein, which gives rise to MSRNAPVNAAQLCWAWWVLCLSLPLRAAEQAPEKVPSAPSALVSARVVIVQDPEATDAFRPRPEKVQALVDRAITNLTGKTSATAAWRSLVSTQDVIGIKVFAGPGPNSGTRPAVVAAVVQGLLQSGLPARQIIVWDKHSEDLRLAGFFDLAERYGIRVAGGADAGYDEKTFYETAFIGNLVWGDLEFGKKGDGIGRKSFVSKLVSREITKIINVTPLLNHNNAGVSGHLYSLAVGSVDNTLRFETDDERLAAAVPEIYALRMLGDRVVLNITDALICQYQGGERGLLHYSAILNQLRFSRDPVALDVLSIQELDHQREAAGVTAVKNNLELYHNATLLEIGVSDLPKINVERLR
- a CDS encoding type II toxin-antitoxin system RelE/ParE family toxin encodes the protein MIASFACRKTERLWQRRRDHGLPPQIERVALRKLTQLDRSRELRDLRLPPGNHLEALKSDRAGQHSIRVNDQWRLCFRWQGEDAHDVEIVDYH
- a CDS encoding nucleotidyltransferase, with protein sequence MNIANCFLKLIPRIQPTPAEIALAQQHIATIRVRLNSTFKLSKVLVGGSFSRGTLIRGASDVDLFAVIARSEATWGNRYESSETILNHFRTELARRLPNTPVGRDVHAVVVPFSQGPSVDVVPAIFDQMINGRPQYLIPDGDGEWMPTSPERHNLYIQNANERSGGKLKRVAQILKFWRQCSSTRLAMSSFHIEMLLASSGICIGVKSYAAFITSVLRNLAERECRALQDPVGIAGLIPLVKTENQLENALASVKYARNHANEACVADYAGDSDEAWQRWNTVFNGNFPR
- a CDS encoding HigA family addiction module antidote protein — protein: MNTKKIPPVHPGEILLHDFLEPLGLSQSALADAIGVTPMRVSQIVRGQRSITADTALRLSRYFGTRPGWWLDLQTHFDLETAGDELEARIARTVKPCKLRPTPEPVPV
- a CDS encoding PIN domain-containing protein; this translates as MPSTPTEALLDVNVIIASVFADHMMHGAARSFVERLERFHTTPMTQGGFLRFATRPWRNERKEEQPPRLTMAEAQAKLREFTAADGHVFLPDDAPFTEVGLRSMQGHRQWTDAYLLHLARTHGLALASLEKRMANLDDPVKPLLFVVD